TTCTGGTTCCCCTTCTACCGCGCGTGGATGTTCAGGCTGATTCCAAAGGAAAAAGCCAGCGAGTTCCACGCGGCGATATCGAGCTACAGAAAGGTAATCGGCATCGTCGCGCCTATCGTAGCCGGTTTCCTTGCAAGTATACACGCAACGCTACCCTACGCGGTAAGTTTCGGGCTGTTCCTTTTGGCGGGAGTGATGTTCCAGTGGCTTGCGAGGAAGGGTATTTATTCGGGAACCGCGAGTTAGGGACGTGATATAAATGAGCGAGGTCGTGATTTCAAAGAGGGACGTGCTGGCTTACGAGAGGCTGAGGATAATCTCCGAGCTGGCACCCATACGTGAGAGGGTGAAAGCCTTCGAAAAGAAATACGGGATGACATTAGAGGAGTTTGAAAGGAAACTTACGGACTCGAAGGAATCCTTTGAGGCCTGGGGCGACTATATTGAGTGGAAGGCCTACGTCAGAAAGCTTGAAGAGCTGGAGAAGAGGCTGAAGGAGATTGAACATGCTGAGAGAGTTAGAATTGCTTGAGAAGAGCCCAGCAGTCCTTTCTAAGGGCTCGCCACTGAATAGGCGATATACCTTCCACTGGCGATATTTCATTACCGTCGGACATTCAGCTACAGAAAAGGTTATCGGAATCGTCGCTCCCTTCGGGGCAGTCTCCCTCGTGAGTTTCCACCCGATCATATCTTACGCCTAGCTTGGGTTCACCTGCTCATTCTTAATGCCACAAGATACATGAGAAAGGACAGGATAATAAAGATAACAGCAAGATGCACAACCGGGGATCGATAGAAGCGGTTTTTCCCTTCTGAAGAGATCTCTGGTACGGATGGTATAATGGACGATGTAACTGATGCGTTGCCCCCAATGACGTACAGTCTCAGCTCCTTCCTCATGGTCACGTTTCCTTTCTTGGCAACTATGTAAAACGTCGTGCTTTTAGTCAGCGTCACATTAATCTCTCCCTCACTTTCACGGGCAAAATTTGAATCAACGACCTTTCCGCTGGTGTACCAGTAAATCCTTACCTTCTCACCGTATCCTAGAACCGAAGTCGTTGTGTTGCTTTTCAGGATTATGTAGAGTGGTTCCTCAAATCTCGGGTTGGATGCCTTTATGAGGCGATAGATGACCCTCATTTTCTCCCAGTTCACGGTCTTCCAGTCGTCAAGGAATATTCCTCCTGTATCGCCACTCTCGGGGTTCAAGCACCAGTAAAAAAAGCTGTAGATCCTCTTTTTTATAAGCCAACTGACGAACGCGTCCTGCCACACCCTGTCCAGACCCTCGTATTTCCCGCCCCATTCGCCGATTGCAAGGGTGTAGTTTAAGTCTGTGAGATATCCGAAGTGCGCCTCCCATATGGCGGGCATATTCTTCGGAAAATCGGAGCTTTTGAAGTAGTCCATCATGTAAACGCTCGGCCCGTAAACATGGGGAGAATAGACTACCTTTCCTTTGGGCAATCTCACCGGGTATTTCCTCACTCCCATGAGGTTCTCGCCCCAGAAAGCCCACCATCTTCTTTCCTCCATCTCACGGTCTATACTCGGAACGTGGGTATACTGGGTTCCCTCAATGAATATAAGCCAATGGGGAGCGACCTTGAGTATCTCCCGTCCAGCCCTTTCAGCAAAGAGGCGAAAGTCCCTCTCGTCGTTTGTGCCCCAGCCGGCCTCACCATGGGGTTCGTTCTTGAGATCAGCACCGATGACGTTTGGGTACTTACCAAACTTTCTGGCAAGAAAGAGCCAATCCTGGATGTACATCTCTTCCGTGTAGTTTTTGGTGTACCAGAGAGGTTCTATCTCTTTACATCCTATCCTATGATAGTCGAGAAGAACGTAGAGCCCGATGCGATTTGAGTACTCCACTATCCTCTCCATAATCTCAAGGGACGTCAGGTTTCTGAGGTCGGGGTTTAGGGTGTAGTTTATCATTCCCGGAGCTGGCTTTGTCCCAGGCCGTATGGATTCACTGCAGAAGGGAAGCCTTAGGGCATTGAATCCCAGTCTTTTGATGTC
The DNA window shown above is from Thermococcus sp. and carries:
- a CDS encoding glycoside hydrolase family 5 protein, which codes for MSLLVITLVLTPPSIQNVSASSYTAVNYTARNGLIFAQNTTSGTEKVLYLYGVNWFGFELKDHVVYGLDKRNWKEILNDIKRLGFNALRLPFCSESIRPGTKPAPGMINYTLNPDLRNLTSLEIMERIVEYSNRIGLYVLLDYHRIGCKEIEPLWYTKNYTEEMYIQDWLFLARKFGKYPNVIGADLKNEPHGEAGWGTNDERDFRLFAERAGREILKVAPHWLIFIEGTQYTHVPSIDREMEERRWWAFWGENLMGVRKYPVRLPKGKVVYSPHVYGPSVYMMDYFKSSDFPKNMPAIWEAHFGYLTDLNYTLAIGEWGGKYEGLDRVWQDAFVSWLIKKRIYSFFYWCLNPESGDTGGIFLDDWKTVNWEKMRVIYRLIKASNPRFEEPLYIILKSNTTTSVLGYGEKVRIYWYTSGKVVDSNFARESEGEINVTLTKSTTFYIVAKKGNVTMRKELRLYVIGGNASVTSSIIPSVPEISSEGKNRFYRSPVVHLAVIFIILSFLMYLVALRMSR